A genomic segment from Brevundimonas sp. SORGH_AS_0993 encodes:
- a CDS encoding DUF2939 domain-containing protein, with translation MSRPSTKTLLWGAVIVVAGGLSIALFVSPFLAAQGLIQAARAGDATQLERRVDFPALRASLREELNARAPLEIRERAKGDVGLTALGMLLAPSLVDGAVDNLVTPQAVAAMVRSAEKPEPEAGAPPSDTPAPPKDQVHQSWAYRGLNTFAVTLTREDRPDDPLVLLMSRRGPFTWRLSGVDLTPDPMA, from the coding sequence ATGAGCCGACCCTCGACCAAGACGCTTCTGTGGGGGGCTGTGATCGTCGTCGCGGGCGGCCTGTCGATCGCCCTGTTCGTCTCACCCTTCCTGGCGGCCCAGGGCCTGATCCAGGCGGCGCGGGCGGGCGACGCGACCCAGTTGGAGCGGCGGGTCGACTTTCCGGCTTTGCGCGCCAGCCTGCGCGAGGAGCTGAACGCCCGGGCCCCTCTGGAAATCCGCGAGCGGGCCAAGGGGGATGTGGGCCTGACGGCCCTGGGCATGCTGCTGGCTCCGTCGCTGGTGGACGGCGCGGTCGACAATCTGGTCACGCCCCAGGCTGTCGCGGCCATGGTGCGTTCGGCCGAAAAGCCGGAGCCCGAAGCGGGGGCGCCGCCCTCCGACACCCCGGCGCCGCCTAAGGACCAAGTGCATCAGTCCTGGGCCTATCGCGGGCTGAACACCTTCGCCGTCACCTTGACGCGGGAGGATCGGCCGGACGATCCGCTGGTGCTGCTGATGAGCCGGCGCGGGCCGTTCACCTGGCGGCTTTCGGGCGTCGATCTGACGCCCGACCCGATGGCCTGA